The genome window GATCGTGCTGACCTCGAGTACGATCAGCTCCGGCGCAAACTGCTCGACCCGCGCGTAAAAGGTCTGTTCGTCGAGCGCCTCGGCCACGGCGTCAATCAGCGACACGTCGTAGCCGTGACGTTCAAGAAGTGCGGTGGCATAGGCCATAAAGAACGGGAAGGGCATGTATTCGAGGTTTTCAGCCTCAAAGTGCGGCCAGCGCGATCCGGCCCTCACGCCGTAGAAACCCGGCTTGGACCATGGTGCGTTTGCCAGCAGGATCTTCATCTCAATACTGCTTTTTATTGAACCACATCTTCTCGAACAGCTTTTCGGCGACCATGCTCCAGGCGGTGTAGACCGAGCGCGTGAACTCCCGCCAGCTCTTGAGCCGCAGCAGCGCCTTGATGATGTATTTGGGACGGAAATAGAAGCGCAGGTAGGCTGAGCGCGTCCAGCGCTGAACCTCGTCTTCGCTCATCGCACATCCCGGACGCGGCATGTAGATTTCCATCGAGGGGTCCAGGATGTATTCGCTCCAATAGTCGCGTCCACGCTCCTGGATCAGCATCCGGTAGAGCTCGGTGGCCGGCATCGGCGTGACTTTGCTGAACTGTGCGTAGTCCAGGTTGAGTTTGATCGCGAAGCGGATCGACTGCTTGATGGTCCGTGCGGTCTCGCCCGGCGAACCGACCATGAAATAGCCGAAGGTGTCGATCCCGATTCGATTTGTCAGGTCGATGATCTGCTTGATCTTCGCCAGATCGGTTTCCTTGCGCAGGGTGCGCAACACGTCGGGGTCGCCCGACTCGATGCCGTAGTAGATCCGCTTGCAGCCCGCGCTGTGCAGCGCCTCGAGCATTTCGGCGTTGACCAGATCGACGCGCGAGCGGATCGCCCAGTAGATCTTGAGATTGCGGCGGTTAATCTCGTCGCAGATCTCGATCACGCGGTTGCGCTGGGTGGTGAACGAGCTGTCGAACACGTCGATCTCGCGCACCTTGTACACGTGGTAGCACTGCTCGATCTCGTCGACCACGTTCGAGGCGCTACGCGGCCTGAACTTCATTCCGCCCTGCTCGCAGAAAATACAGTGGAACGGGCAGCCACGACTGGTGATCATCGGCGTGAAATTCTTGAACTGCGAGATGAACGAGTAGTAGCGGTCGTTGGGCAGCAGCTCGCGGCAGGGGTAGGGCGAGTTGTCGACGTCCTGAAACAACGGACGCGGCGGCGTGACCATCACGCCATCCGGAGCGTCCTCGCGGCGGAAGATCAGACCGTTGACCTCGGCCAAATCGCGGCCTGAGTTCAGCGCCGCGATCAGCTCGGGCACCGTCTCCTCGGCCTCGCCGATCACGCCCAGGTCGATCTCGCCGTGGGTCATGGTCTCGCTGGGGTAGATCCCCATGTGCACGCCGCCGAGCAGCGTGGACACGCCGGTGGCCTCGCGGATCGAGCGCACCCATTCCAGCGTCTGGTAGAAAAGGTAGGTGGTTATGGTGAAGCAGATCAGCTGCGGCCCGAAACCCCGGACCTTGTCGATGGTCTCGGAAAGGCTCAGCTGCATCGCATTGGCATCGATGAACTGGACCTTGACGCCGATGTTCTGGAACACGCCGCCGACGTAGGCCAACGACAGGCTGGGGAACACGCCGTAGTTCTCTTTGACCGCCTTGATCCCCGGCTCGTTCTTGACAGCACCATATGGCGGGTAGATCAGACTGACGCGCTCGATCGGCGTTTGGATCTTCAGCTTTCTGGACTGGCTGTTGCTCATGGCTCGATCCCCAGATGCTTTGATTCGTCGACCCAGCCTTTGACCGCACTGCCGCGTTGTTGCCGCGGCACGCGGAACAACGCATCGATGGCCACGTCGTCCTGGAACAGATCCAGCAGGGCGTTGCGCCGCAGTTGCGCGCCCACTCCCTGATAGAAAAACGGTTCGTCAACCAACGGCGCTTCCCCCGGCATCACGCTGAACGCGTCCACCGACAGGCGACCCAAGCCGCGCATCAGCGCCAGCCTGCGATCCGGCGCATTCTGGCACACGCC of Candidatus Alcyoniella australis contains these proteins:
- a CDS encoding radical SAM protein, whose product is MSNSQSRKLKIQTPIERVSLIYPPYGAVKNEPGIKAVKENYGVFPSLSLAYVGGVFQNIGVKVQFIDANAMQLSLSETIDKVRGFGPQLICFTITTYLFYQTLEWVRSIREATGVSTLLGGVHMGIYPSETMTHGEIDLGVIGEAEETVPELIAALNSGRDLAEVNGLIFRREDAPDGVMVTPPRPLFQDVDNSPYPCRELLPNDRYYSFISQFKNFTPMITSRGCPFHCIFCEQGGMKFRPRSASNVVDEIEQCYHVYKVREIDVFDSSFTTQRNRVIEICDEINRRNLKIYWAIRSRVDLVNAEMLEALHSAGCKRIYYGIESGDPDVLRTLRKETDLAKIKQIIDLTNRIGIDTFGYFMVGSPGETARTIKQSIRFAIKLNLDYAQFSKVTPMPATELYRMLIQERGRDYWSEYILDPSMEIYMPRPGCAMSEDEVQRWTRSAYLRFYFRPKYIIKALLRLKSWREFTRSVYTAWSMVAEKLFEKMWFNKKQY